From one Bacteroides fragilis NCTC 9343 genomic stretch:
- a CDS encoding DUF4295 domain-containing protein, with translation MAKKTVASLHEGSKEGRAYTKVIKMVKSPKTGAYIFDEQMVPNEKVQDFFKK, from the coding sequence ATGGCAAAGAAAACAGTAGCAAGTTTGCACGAAGGATCTAAAGAAGGTCGTGCTTATACTAAGGTTATCAAAATGGTTAAATCTCCGAAAACTGGAGCTTACATTTTTGATGAACAAATGGTTCCTAACGAAAAAGTACAAGACTTTTTTAAGAAATAA
- the rpmG gene encoding 50S ribosomal protein L33: protein MAKKAKGNRVQVILECTEHKDSGMPGTSRYITTKNRKNTTERLELKKYNPILKRVTVHKEIK, encoded by the coding sequence ATGGCAAAGAAAGCAAAAGGTAATAGAGTTCAGGTGATTCTGGAATGCACAGAACACAAAGATAGCGGTATGCCGGGAACATCTCGTTATATCACAACTAAGAACAGAAAAAATACTACTGAAAGACTTGAGTTGAAGAAATACAACCCAATTCTGAAAAGAGTAACAGTACACAAAGAAATTAAATAA